A window of the Helianthus annuus cultivar XRQ/B chromosome 4, HanXRQr2.0-SUNRISE, whole genome shotgun sequence genome harbors these coding sequences:
- the LOC110933513 gene encoding uncharacterized protein LOC110933513, whose amino-acid sequence MVKLYSKKYLRKPNAYDVQQLYQAHEARHRFPGMLGSIDCMHWGWHNCPTAWRGQYTPGDHGYPTVIIEAVASQDLWIWHSFFGLPGSLNDLNVLYQSAIFTDVVNGTGPDTRFTVSGVEYRRGYYLADGIYPSWSTIVKTIPYHEDEKRKKFAKRQEVTRKDIERAFGVL is encoded by the coding sequence ATGGTGAAACTGTATAGCAAAAAATATTTGCGGAAACCAAACGCGTATGATGTTCAACAGTTGTACCAAGCTCATGAAGCAAGGCACAGGTTTCCGGGAATGCTTGGTAGCATTGATTGTATGCATTGGGGGTGGCATAATTGCCCGACTGCGTGGCGCGGCCAATATACGCCAGGTGATCACGGCTATCCAACCGTGATAATTGAAGCCGTGGCATCACAAGATTTGTGGATATGGCATTCTTTCTTTGGTCTCCCTGGTTCACTCAACGACCTCAACGTGTTATACCAATCGGCGATCTTTACCGATGTCGTTAATGGAACCGGTCCGGACACACGTTTTACAGTTTCTGGGGTTGAGTATAGACGTGGGTATTATCTTGCTGACGGGATATATCCGTCTTGGTCTACAATTGTAAAGACTATTCCATATCACGAGGacgaaaaaaggaaaaaattcgCCAAGCGTCAAGAAGTTACAAGAAAAGACATCGAACGTGCTTTTGGTGTCTTATAA